Proteins encoded within one genomic window of Actinoplanes octamycinicus:
- a CDS encoding SRPBCC family protein yields MTVTETIKDTEALTLTFVTDFAAPIDRVWQVWADPRKLERWWGPPTWPATFTRYEFVAGGAVRYHMTGPDGTKSHAWWTITSIDEPSRLEFDDGFADKHGEPIADDQPVHGVVTLAEAGGRTRMTVVSHFADLAHLERLTKMGMEEGMRLALGQIDEVLSNS; encoded by the coding sequence GTGACCGTCACCGAGACGATCAAGGACACCGAGGCGTTGACCCTCACCTTCGTCACCGACTTCGCCGCGCCGATCGACCGGGTCTGGCAGGTCTGGGCCGATCCGCGCAAGCTGGAGCGCTGGTGGGGCCCGCCGACCTGGCCGGCCACCTTCACCCGCTACGAGTTCGTCGCCGGCGGCGCCGTGCGCTACCACATGACCGGCCCGGACGGCACGAAGTCGCACGCCTGGTGGACGATCACGTCGATCGACGAGCCGTCCCGGCTGGAGTTCGACGACGGGTTCGCCGACAAGCACGGCGAGCCGATCGCCGACGACCAGCCGGTGCACGGCGTGGTCACGCTCGCCGAAGCCGGCGGCCGGACCCGGATGACCGTGGTCAGTCACTTCGCCGACCTCGCCCACCTGGAGCGGCTGACCAAGATGGGCATGGAGGAGGGCATGCGGCTGGCCCTCGGTCAGATCGACGAAGTTCTTTCCAACAGCTGA
- a CDS encoding ArsR/SmtB family transcription factor gives MVVGENVEDGADRVFQALADATRRDILARVIRDGQSVSALAQLYPMSFAAVQKHVAILERADLVTKERRGREQIVHGKPDALRSVVGGLMDTYERIWRQRAGRITEILEEES, from the coding sequence ATGGTTGTAGGTGAGAACGTTGAGGACGGCGCGGACCGCGTCTTCCAGGCGCTCGCCGACGCGACCCGGCGCGACATCCTGGCGCGGGTGATCAGAGACGGACAGTCCGTCTCCGCCCTCGCCCAGCTCTACCCGATGAGTTTCGCGGCGGTGCAGAAACACGTCGCGATCCTGGAGCGGGCCGACCTGGTGACCAAGGAGCGGCGTGGCCGGGAGCAGATCGTCCACGGCAAGCCGGACGCGCTGCGCAGCGTGGTCGGCGGCCTGATGGACACCTATGAGCGGATCTGGCGGCAGCGGGCCGGCCGGATCACCGAGATCTTGGAGGAGGAATCGTGA